One segment of Carya illinoinensis cultivar Pawnee chromosome 1, C.illinoinensisPawnee_v1, whole genome shotgun sequence DNA contains the following:
- the LOC122315020 gene encoding histone-lysine N-methyltransferase ATX2-like isoform X2, whose protein sequence is MAFALKHQDDDTTVDVHSAVGTPVRYLPLDHVYSATSPCCVSVSVSASGSSNVMSKKVKARKLIVNDYDHDLDPDRKPSSPSIHRRPPLVHVYSRRPKTFRHSSFYDSVITREEATSEFDGKLGGRLLNNKKKKRRFGSSELVKLGVDSSVLRSLDGPRLRDSRNRNATNSNNSSTNSRKRKRVFSENCENVLSESPSTRRWVRLSFDGVHPKTFIGLQCKVYWPLDADWYSGRVVDYNPEANLHQVEYEDGDKEDLILSNEKIKFYISHEEMQHLNFSCSVNSMDGDTYDYNEMVVLAASLDDCQDLEPGDIIWAKLTGHAMWPAIVVDESLIGDHKGLSKILGGQSITVQFFGTHDFARIKVKQVISFLKGLLSSFHLKCKKPRFIRSLEEAKTYLSEQKLPRRMLQLRNGITTDNVSASEDDGGSTDTGEDCLEDVEIDGASESLGTSSYVIGDLRIMSLGKIVKDSEYFQDEKSIWPEGYTAVRKFTSMNDPSACALYKMEVLRDAESKLRPLFRVTLDNGEQFKGSTPSECWNKIYKRIKKIQTSSSDCSSAEAAGERIYKSGSYMFGFSNPEVLKLIQGSSKFRLSSKFSVCKLASRRYQDPPVGYRPVRVDWKDLDKCSVCHMDEEYENNLFLQCDKCRMMVHARCYGELEPVNGVLWLCNLCRPGAPNPPRCCLCPVIGGAMKPTTDGRWAHLACAIWIPETCLSDIKRMEPIDGLSRINKDRWKLLCSICGVSYGACIQCSNNTCYVAYHPLCARAAGLCVELEDEDRLYLLAVDDDEEDQCIRLLSFCKKHRQPSNERSAGDERIGQVARQCSDYTPPSNPSGCARTEPYNYFGRRGRKEPEALAAASLKRLFVQNQPYLVNGYGQHTFSGNLSSSNGLIGFMFSSTLQRLKSSQLNAPNNILSMAEKYRYMRETFRKRLAFVTCYSSKLQ, encoded by the exons ATGGCATTCGCTCTCAAGCACCAAGATGACGACACCACCGTCGACGTCCACAGCGCCGTCGGCACTCCCGTTCGGTATCTCCCACTTGACCACGTCTACTCCGCTACCTCCCCCTGCTGCGTCAGCGTCAGCGTCAGCGCCAGCGGCTCCTCCAACGTCATGTCCAAGAAAGTGAAAGCCCGTAAGCTCATCGTCAACGATTATGACCACGATCTCGATCCCGATCGCAAACCCTCCTCCCCTTCCATCCATAGACGACCTCCTCTCGTCCACGTTTACTCTCGCCGCCCCAAAACATTCCGCCATTCATCGTTCTACGATTCTGTCATCACCCGCGAAGAGGCAACTTCTGAGTTTGATGGGAAGTTaggggggagattgttgaacaacaagaagaagaaacggAGATTTGGGAGTAGTGAACTGGTGAAGTTGGGTGTAGACTCCAGCGTTTTACGCAGCCTTGATGGCCCGCGGTTGAGGGATTCCCGAAATCGTAATGCTACTAATAGTAATAATTCTAGTACTAACTCCCGGAAAAGGAAGCGAGTTTTTTCGGAGAATTGTGAGAACGTTTTGTCCGAGTCACCTTCCACCAGGAGATGGGTCAG GTTGAGTTTCGATGGTGTTCATCCAAAAACATTTATTGGACTACAATGCAAG GTTTATTGGCCACTGGATGCTGATTGGTACTCTGGTCGAGTTGTGGATTACAATCCAGAGGCTAATCTACATCAA GTAGAATATGAAGATGGTGATAAGGAAGATCTGATTCTTTCAaatgagaaaattaaattttatatctcTCATGAAGAGATGCAACATTTGAACTTCAGTTGTAGTGTTAACAGTATGGATGGCGATACCTATGATTATAACGAGATGGTTGTGTTGGCTGCAAGTTTGGATGACTGCCAAGATCTTGAGCCCGGGGATATTATATGGGCCAAGCTTACTG GTCATGCTATGTGGCCGGCAATTGTTGTGGATGAATCACTCATTGGTGATCATAAAGGGTTAAGCAAAATTTTGGGAGGACAGTCAATTACAGTGCAGTTTTTCGGTACACATGATTTTGCAag AATTAAAGTGAAACAGGTTATCTCATTTCTCAAGGGACTCCTTTCTTCTTTCCACCTGAAGTGCAAGAAACCTCGTTTCATTCGCAGCTTGGAAGAAGCGAAAAC GTATTTGAGTGAACAAAAGCTTCCAAGAAGAATGCTACAGCTGCGAAATGGAATTACCACTGATAATGTAAGTGCAAGTGAAGATGATGGAGGGAGTACTGATACTGGTGAAGATTGCCTAGAAGATGTAGAGATTGATGGAGCATCAGAGAGCCTTGGTACTTCTTCCTATGTAATTGGGGATTTGCGAATTATGAGCCTCG GTAAGATTGTCAAGGACTCGGAATACTTCCAAGATGAGAAATCCATTTGGCCTGAAGGATATACTGCTGTGAGAAAGTTTACTTCAATGAACG ATCCCAGTGCATGTGCCTTATATAAGATGGAAGTGTTGAGAGATGCTGAATCAAAGCTTCGACCTCTATTTAGAGTGACATTAGATAATGGAGAGCAG TTCAAAGGATCCACTCCATCTGAATGCTggaataaaatatacaaaagaataaaaaaaatacaaacaagtaGCTCTGATTGTTCAAGTGCTGAAGCTGCAGGAGAGAGAATCTATAAGTCTGGTTCTTACATGTTTGGTTTCTCCAATCCTGAAGTTTTGAAGCTTATACAG GGGTCATCTAAATTTAGACTTTCTTCAAAATTCTCTGTCTGCAAGTTAGCCTCTAGAAGATATCAAGACCCGCCTGTTGGGTACCGACCTGTTCGTGTTGACTGGAAAGACCTTGACAAGTGCAGTGTTTGTCACATGGATGAG GAGTACGAAAACAATCTGTTCCTGCAATGTGATAAATGCAGAATGATG GTCCATGCTAGATGCTATGGAGAATTAGAACCTGTCAATGGAGTGCTATGGTTATGTAACTTATGTCGACCCGGGGCTCCCAACCCTCCTCGTTGCTGCCTTTGTCCTGTTATAG GGGGCGCAATGAAGCCAACAACTGATGGGCGCTGGGCTCATCTAGCGTGTGCTATATGGATACCTG AAACTTGCTTATCAGATATAAAAAGAATGGAGCCTATTGATGGGCTAAGTAGAATCAATAAG GATCGCTGGAAGCTGTTATGCAGCATCTGTGGTGTATCTTATGGAGCTTGCATTCAA TGTTCAAACAATACTTGTTATGTAGCGTATCATCCACTTTGTGCACGTGCTGCTGGTTTGTGTGTTGAG CTTGAAGATGAGGACAGACTATATCTGCTTGCCgtagatgatgatgaagaagatcAGTGCATCCGATTGCTATCGTTTTGCAAGAAGCATAGGCAACCCTCTAATGAGCGTTCGGCTGGTGATGAACGTATTGGGCAAGTTGCTCGTCAGTGTTCAGACTATACCCCACCATCTAATCCTTCTGGCTGTGCTCGCACTG AACCTTACAATTACTTTGGTAGAAGGGGGCGGAAAGAGCCAGAAGCCCTTGCTGCTGCCTCCTTGAAGCGCTTGTTTGTACAGAACCAGCCTTACTTAGTGAATGGTTATGGCCAGCACACATTTTCAGGAAACTTGTCTTCTTCCAATGGACTCATCGGCTTCATGTTCTCTTCTACCCTACAGAGGCTGAAAAGCTCTCAGCTTAATGCTCCTAACAACATACTCTCAATGGCtgaaaaatatagatatatgaGGGAGACATTCCGAAAGAGACTAGCATTTG TGACATGTTATTCTTCTAAGTTGCAGTGA
- the LOC122315020 gene encoding histone-lysine N-methyltransferase ATX2-like isoform X1: MAFALKHQDDDTTVDVHSAVGTPVRYLPLDHVYSATSPCCVSVSVSASGSSNVMSKKVKARKLIVNDYDHDLDPDRKPSSPSIHRRPPLVHVYSRRPKTFRHSSFYDSVITREEATSEFDGKLGGRLLNNKKKKRRFGSSELVKLGVDSSVLRSLDGPRLRDSRNRNATNSNNSSTNSRKRKRVFSENCENVLSESPSTRRWVRLSFDGVHPKTFIGLQCKVYWPLDADWYSGRVVDYNPEANLHQVEYEDGDKEDLILSNEKIKFYISHEEMQHLNFSCSVNSMDGDTYDYNEMVVLAASLDDCQDLEPGDIIWAKLTGHAMWPAIVVDESLIGDHKGLSKILGGQSITVQFFGTHDFARIKVKQVISFLKGLLSSFHLKCKKPRFIRSLEEAKTYLSEQKLPRRMLQLRNGITTDNVSASEDDGGSTDTGEDCLEDVEIDGASESLGTSSYVIGDLRIMSLGKIVKDSEYFQDEKSIWPEGYTAVRKFTSMNDPSACALYKMEVLRDAESKLRPLFRVTLDNGEQFKGSTPSECWNKIYKRIKKIQTSSSDCSSAEAAGERIYKSGSYMFGFSNPEVLKLIQGSSKFRLSSKFSVCKLASRRYQDPPVGYRPVRVDWKDLDKCSVCHMDEEYENNLFLQCDKCRMMVHARCYGELEPVNGVLWLCNLCRPGAPNPPRCCLCPVIGGAMKPTTDGRWAHLACAIWIPETCLSDIKRMEPIDGLSRINKDRWKLLCSICGVSYGACIQCSNNTCYVAYHPLCARAAGLCVELEDEDRLYLLAVDDDEEDQCIRLLSFCKKHRQPSNERSAGDERIGQVARQCSDYTPPSNPSGCARTEPYNYFGRRGRKEPEALAAASLKRLFVQNQPYLVNGYGQHTFSGNLSSSNGLIGFMFSSTLQRLKSSQLNAPNNILSMAEKYRYMRETFRKRLAFGKSGIHGFGIFAKHPHRAGDMVIEYTGELVRPPIADRRERFIYNSLVGAGTYMFRIDDERVIDATRAGSIAHLINHSCEPNCYSRVISVNGDEHIIIFAKRDIKRWEELTYDYRFFSIDEQLACYCGFPRCRGVVNDIESEERAAKLYAPRSELIDWRGE; the protein is encoded by the exons ATGGCATTCGCTCTCAAGCACCAAGATGACGACACCACCGTCGACGTCCACAGCGCCGTCGGCACTCCCGTTCGGTATCTCCCACTTGACCACGTCTACTCCGCTACCTCCCCCTGCTGCGTCAGCGTCAGCGTCAGCGCCAGCGGCTCCTCCAACGTCATGTCCAAGAAAGTGAAAGCCCGTAAGCTCATCGTCAACGATTATGACCACGATCTCGATCCCGATCGCAAACCCTCCTCCCCTTCCATCCATAGACGACCTCCTCTCGTCCACGTTTACTCTCGCCGCCCCAAAACATTCCGCCATTCATCGTTCTACGATTCTGTCATCACCCGCGAAGAGGCAACTTCTGAGTTTGATGGGAAGTTaggggggagattgttgaacaacaagaagaagaaacggAGATTTGGGAGTAGTGAACTGGTGAAGTTGGGTGTAGACTCCAGCGTTTTACGCAGCCTTGATGGCCCGCGGTTGAGGGATTCCCGAAATCGTAATGCTACTAATAGTAATAATTCTAGTACTAACTCCCGGAAAAGGAAGCGAGTTTTTTCGGAGAATTGTGAGAACGTTTTGTCCGAGTCACCTTCCACCAGGAGATGGGTCAG GTTGAGTTTCGATGGTGTTCATCCAAAAACATTTATTGGACTACAATGCAAG GTTTATTGGCCACTGGATGCTGATTGGTACTCTGGTCGAGTTGTGGATTACAATCCAGAGGCTAATCTACATCAA GTAGAATATGAAGATGGTGATAAGGAAGATCTGATTCTTTCAaatgagaaaattaaattttatatctcTCATGAAGAGATGCAACATTTGAACTTCAGTTGTAGTGTTAACAGTATGGATGGCGATACCTATGATTATAACGAGATGGTTGTGTTGGCTGCAAGTTTGGATGACTGCCAAGATCTTGAGCCCGGGGATATTATATGGGCCAAGCTTACTG GTCATGCTATGTGGCCGGCAATTGTTGTGGATGAATCACTCATTGGTGATCATAAAGGGTTAAGCAAAATTTTGGGAGGACAGTCAATTACAGTGCAGTTTTTCGGTACACATGATTTTGCAag AATTAAAGTGAAACAGGTTATCTCATTTCTCAAGGGACTCCTTTCTTCTTTCCACCTGAAGTGCAAGAAACCTCGTTTCATTCGCAGCTTGGAAGAAGCGAAAAC GTATTTGAGTGAACAAAAGCTTCCAAGAAGAATGCTACAGCTGCGAAATGGAATTACCACTGATAATGTAAGTGCAAGTGAAGATGATGGAGGGAGTACTGATACTGGTGAAGATTGCCTAGAAGATGTAGAGATTGATGGAGCATCAGAGAGCCTTGGTACTTCTTCCTATGTAATTGGGGATTTGCGAATTATGAGCCTCG GTAAGATTGTCAAGGACTCGGAATACTTCCAAGATGAGAAATCCATTTGGCCTGAAGGATATACTGCTGTGAGAAAGTTTACTTCAATGAACG ATCCCAGTGCATGTGCCTTATATAAGATGGAAGTGTTGAGAGATGCTGAATCAAAGCTTCGACCTCTATTTAGAGTGACATTAGATAATGGAGAGCAG TTCAAAGGATCCACTCCATCTGAATGCTggaataaaatatacaaaagaataaaaaaaatacaaacaagtaGCTCTGATTGTTCAAGTGCTGAAGCTGCAGGAGAGAGAATCTATAAGTCTGGTTCTTACATGTTTGGTTTCTCCAATCCTGAAGTTTTGAAGCTTATACAG GGGTCATCTAAATTTAGACTTTCTTCAAAATTCTCTGTCTGCAAGTTAGCCTCTAGAAGATATCAAGACCCGCCTGTTGGGTACCGACCTGTTCGTGTTGACTGGAAAGACCTTGACAAGTGCAGTGTTTGTCACATGGATGAG GAGTACGAAAACAATCTGTTCCTGCAATGTGATAAATGCAGAATGATG GTCCATGCTAGATGCTATGGAGAATTAGAACCTGTCAATGGAGTGCTATGGTTATGTAACTTATGTCGACCCGGGGCTCCCAACCCTCCTCGTTGCTGCCTTTGTCCTGTTATAG GGGGCGCAATGAAGCCAACAACTGATGGGCGCTGGGCTCATCTAGCGTGTGCTATATGGATACCTG AAACTTGCTTATCAGATATAAAAAGAATGGAGCCTATTGATGGGCTAAGTAGAATCAATAAG GATCGCTGGAAGCTGTTATGCAGCATCTGTGGTGTATCTTATGGAGCTTGCATTCAA TGTTCAAACAATACTTGTTATGTAGCGTATCATCCACTTTGTGCACGTGCTGCTGGTTTGTGTGTTGAG CTTGAAGATGAGGACAGACTATATCTGCTTGCCgtagatgatgatgaagaagatcAGTGCATCCGATTGCTATCGTTTTGCAAGAAGCATAGGCAACCCTCTAATGAGCGTTCGGCTGGTGATGAACGTATTGGGCAAGTTGCTCGTCAGTGTTCAGACTATACCCCACCATCTAATCCTTCTGGCTGTGCTCGCACTG AACCTTACAATTACTTTGGTAGAAGGGGGCGGAAAGAGCCAGAAGCCCTTGCTGCTGCCTCCTTGAAGCGCTTGTTTGTACAGAACCAGCCTTACTTAGTGAATGGTTATGGCCAGCACACATTTTCAGGAAACTTGTCTTCTTCCAATGGACTCATCGGCTTCATGTTCTCTTCTACCCTACAGAGGCTGAAAAGCTCTCAGCTTAATGCTCCTAACAACATACTCTCAATGGCtgaaaaatatagatatatgaGGGAGACATTCCGAAAGAGACTAGCATTTG GGAAATCAGGAATCCATGGGTTTGGTATCTTCGCAAAGCATCCACATAGAGCAGGAGACATG GTGATTGAATACACAGGCGAACTTGTTAGACCTCCTATAGCTGACAGGAGAGAGCGCTTTATATACAATTCATTGGTG GGTGCTGGGACTTATATGTTTCGGATTGATGATGAGCGAGTCATTGATGCCACAAGGGCTGGAAGTATTGCTCATCTGATTAACCACTCCTGTGAG CCAAATTGCTATTCAAGAGTTATAAGTGTCAATGGTGATGagcatataattatatttgccAAGAGAGACATCAAAAGATGGGAGGAACTCACATATGATTATAG ATTTTTTTCAATTGATGAACAACTAGCATGTTATTGTGGCTTCCCAAGATGCCGGGGTGTAGTTAATGACATCGAATCGGAAGAGCGAGCAGCAAAGCTATATGCACCTCGCAGTGAATTAATAGATTGGAGAGGAGAGTAA
- the LOC122315020 gene encoding histone-lysine N-methyltransferase ATX2-like isoform X3: protein MGQVEFRWCSSKNIYWTTMQGKNFVYWPLDADWYSGRVVDYNPEANLHQVEYEDGDKEDLILSNEKIKFYISHEEMQHLNFSCSVNSMDGDTYDYNEMVVLAASLDDCQDLEPGDIIWAKLTGHAMWPAIVVDESLIGDHKGLSKILGGQSITVQFFGTHDFARIKVKQVISFLKGLLSSFHLKCKKPRFIRSLEEAKTYLSEQKLPRRMLQLRNGITTDNVSASEDDGGSTDTGEDCLEDVEIDGASESLGTSSYVIGDLRIMSLGKIVKDSEYFQDEKSIWPEGYTAVRKFTSMNDPSACALYKMEVLRDAESKLRPLFRVTLDNGEQFKGSTPSECWNKIYKRIKKIQTSSSDCSSAEAAGERIYKSGSYMFGFSNPEVLKLIQGSSKFRLSSKFSVCKLASRRYQDPPVGYRPVRVDWKDLDKCSVCHMDEEYENNLFLQCDKCRMMVHARCYGELEPVNGVLWLCNLCRPGAPNPPRCCLCPVIGGAMKPTTDGRWAHLACAIWIPETCLSDIKRMEPIDGLSRINKDRWKLLCSICGVSYGACIQCSNNTCYVAYHPLCARAAGLCVELEDEDRLYLLAVDDDEEDQCIRLLSFCKKHRQPSNERSAGDERIGQVARQCSDYTPPSNPSGCARTEPYNYFGRRGRKEPEALAAASLKRLFVQNQPYLVNGYGQHTFSGNLSSSNGLIGFMFSSTLQRLKSSQLNAPNNILSMAEKYRYMRETFRKRLAFGKSGIHGFGIFAKHPHRAGDMVIEYTGELVRPPIADRRERFIYNSLVGAGTYMFRIDDERVIDATRAGSIAHLINHSCEPNCYSRVISVNGDEHIIIFAKRDIKRWEELTYDYRFFSIDEQLACYCGFPRCRGVVNDIESEERAAKLYAPRSELIDWRGE, encoded by the exons ATGGGTCAG GTTGAGTTTCGATGGTGTTCATCCAAAAACATTTATTGGACTACAATGCAAGGCAAGAACTTT GTTTATTGGCCACTGGATGCTGATTGGTACTCTGGTCGAGTTGTGGATTACAATCCAGAGGCTAATCTACATCAA GTAGAATATGAAGATGGTGATAAGGAAGATCTGATTCTTTCAaatgagaaaattaaattttatatctcTCATGAAGAGATGCAACATTTGAACTTCAGTTGTAGTGTTAACAGTATGGATGGCGATACCTATGATTATAACGAGATGGTTGTGTTGGCTGCAAGTTTGGATGACTGCCAAGATCTTGAGCCCGGGGATATTATATGGGCCAAGCTTACTG GTCATGCTATGTGGCCGGCAATTGTTGTGGATGAATCACTCATTGGTGATCATAAAGGGTTAAGCAAAATTTTGGGAGGACAGTCAATTACAGTGCAGTTTTTCGGTACACATGATTTTGCAag AATTAAAGTGAAACAGGTTATCTCATTTCTCAAGGGACTCCTTTCTTCTTTCCACCTGAAGTGCAAGAAACCTCGTTTCATTCGCAGCTTGGAAGAAGCGAAAAC GTATTTGAGTGAACAAAAGCTTCCAAGAAGAATGCTACAGCTGCGAAATGGAATTACCACTGATAATGTAAGTGCAAGTGAAGATGATGGAGGGAGTACTGATACTGGTGAAGATTGCCTAGAAGATGTAGAGATTGATGGAGCATCAGAGAGCCTTGGTACTTCTTCCTATGTAATTGGGGATTTGCGAATTATGAGCCTCG GTAAGATTGTCAAGGACTCGGAATACTTCCAAGATGAGAAATCCATTTGGCCTGAAGGATATACTGCTGTGAGAAAGTTTACTTCAATGAACG ATCCCAGTGCATGTGCCTTATATAAGATGGAAGTGTTGAGAGATGCTGAATCAAAGCTTCGACCTCTATTTAGAGTGACATTAGATAATGGAGAGCAG TTCAAAGGATCCACTCCATCTGAATGCTggaataaaatatacaaaagaataaaaaaaatacaaacaagtaGCTCTGATTGTTCAAGTGCTGAAGCTGCAGGAGAGAGAATCTATAAGTCTGGTTCTTACATGTTTGGTTTCTCCAATCCTGAAGTTTTGAAGCTTATACAG GGGTCATCTAAATTTAGACTTTCTTCAAAATTCTCTGTCTGCAAGTTAGCCTCTAGAAGATATCAAGACCCGCCTGTTGGGTACCGACCTGTTCGTGTTGACTGGAAAGACCTTGACAAGTGCAGTGTTTGTCACATGGATGAG GAGTACGAAAACAATCTGTTCCTGCAATGTGATAAATGCAGAATGATG GTCCATGCTAGATGCTATGGAGAATTAGAACCTGTCAATGGAGTGCTATGGTTATGTAACTTATGTCGACCCGGGGCTCCCAACCCTCCTCGTTGCTGCCTTTGTCCTGTTATAG GGGGCGCAATGAAGCCAACAACTGATGGGCGCTGGGCTCATCTAGCGTGTGCTATATGGATACCTG AAACTTGCTTATCAGATATAAAAAGAATGGAGCCTATTGATGGGCTAAGTAGAATCAATAAG GATCGCTGGAAGCTGTTATGCAGCATCTGTGGTGTATCTTATGGAGCTTGCATTCAA TGTTCAAACAATACTTGTTATGTAGCGTATCATCCACTTTGTGCACGTGCTGCTGGTTTGTGTGTTGAG CTTGAAGATGAGGACAGACTATATCTGCTTGCCgtagatgatgatgaagaagatcAGTGCATCCGATTGCTATCGTTTTGCAAGAAGCATAGGCAACCCTCTAATGAGCGTTCGGCTGGTGATGAACGTATTGGGCAAGTTGCTCGTCAGTGTTCAGACTATACCCCACCATCTAATCCTTCTGGCTGTGCTCGCACTG AACCTTACAATTACTTTGGTAGAAGGGGGCGGAAAGAGCCAGAAGCCCTTGCTGCTGCCTCCTTGAAGCGCTTGTTTGTACAGAACCAGCCTTACTTAGTGAATGGTTATGGCCAGCACACATTTTCAGGAAACTTGTCTTCTTCCAATGGACTCATCGGCTTCATGTTCTCTTCTACCCTACAGAGGCTGAAAAGCTCTCAGCTTAATGCTCCTAACAACATACTCTCAATGGCtgaaaaatatagatatatgaGGGAGACATTCCGAAAGAGACTAGCATTTG GGAAATCAGGAATCCATGGGTTTGGTATCTTCGCAAAGCATCCACATAGAGCAGGAGACATG GTGATTGAATACACAGGCGAACTTGTTAGACCTCCTATAGCTGACAGGAGAGAGCGCTTTATATACAATTCATTGGTG GGTGCTGGGACTTATATGTTTCGGATTGATGATGAGCGAGTCATTGATGCCACAAGGGCTGGAAGTATTGCTCATCTGATTAACCACTCCTGTGAG CCAAATTGCTATTCAAGAGTTATAAGTGTCAATGGTGATGagcatataattatatttgccAAGAGAGACATCAAAAGATGGGAGGAACTCACATATGATTATAG ATTTTTTTCAATTGATGAACAACTAGCATGTTATTGTGGCTTCCCAAGATGCCGGGGTGTAGTTAATGACATCGAATCGGAAGAGCGAGCAGCAAAGCTATATGCACCTCGCAGTGAATTAATAGATTGGAGAGGAGAGTAA